One stretch of Gadus macrocephalus chromosome 12, ASM3116895v1 DNA includes these proteins:
- the pde6d gene encoding retinal rod rhodopsin-sensitive cGMP 3',5'-cyclic phosphodiesterase subunit delta — MSSDEDRAKEILKGFKLNWMNLRDAETGKVLWQGTDDLSLPGVEHEARVPKKILKCKAVSRELNFSSSEKLEKFRLEQKVFFKGQCLEEWFFEFGFVIPNSTNTWQSLIEAAPESQMMPAHVLTGNVIIETKFYDDDLHVSTSRVRLFYV; from the exons ATGTCTTCGGACGAAGACAGGGCCAAGGAAATTTTGAAGGGCTTCAAACT GAATTGGATGAATCTCCGGGACGCAGAGACGGGCAAGGTGCTTTGGCAGGGAACAGACGACCTTTCTCTACCAGGAGTAGAACATGAAG cTCGTGTTCCAAAGAAGATTCTCAAGTGTAAAGCGGTATCAAGGGAACTGAATTTTTCCTCCTCTGAGAAATTGGAGAAGTTCAGGTTGGAGCAAAAGGTCTTTTTTAAAGGACAATGTCTAGAAG AATGGTTCTTTGAGTTTGGCTTTGTCATTCCCAACTCAACCAACACGTGGCAGTCTCTGATTGAAGCGGCTCCGGAGTCCCAGATGATGCCAGCTCATGTACTCAC TGGGAACGTGATTATTGAGACCAAGTTCTACGATGACGACCTCCACGTCAGCACATCGAGGGTACGGTTGTTCTACgtctga